The following nucleotide sequence is from Tolumonas lignilytica.
ATCCGTCTGTTGCATCAGAATGCGATCCAGCAACTGCCGTGGGGCGAACTGAGTGTCGATATTGTGCTGGATTGCAGCGGCATCTACGGCAAACGCGCGGATGGTGAATTGCATCTGGCAGCGGGCGCCAAGAAAGTGTTGTTCTCGCATCCTGGCAGCAGCGATCTAGATGCCACGGTGATCTACGGCGTCAATCATCAACAGTTACAGCAGGCGCATCGTATCGTCTCTAACGGTTCCTGCACCACGAATTGCATTATTCCTATTATCAAATTGCTTGATGATGCGTTTGGGATCGAATCCGGCACCGTCACTACTATTCATGCCTCGATGAATGACCAGCAGGTGATTGATGCTTATCACCCGGATCTGCGCCGCACTCGTGCCGCCAGCCAGTCGATCATTCCGGTCGACACCAAACTTGCCGCAGGCATCACCCGTATCTTCCCGAAATTCTGTGATCGCTTTGAAGCCATCTCCGTGCGCGTGCCCACTGTTAACGTAACGGCAATTGATTTAAGTGTCACCGTGACGCATCCGGTCAGCGTCCTAGATGTCAACGATGTCTTACAACGCGCCGCCCACGGCAATTTTCGCAGTATTGTCGATTACACCGAACTGCCGCTGGTCTCCATTGATTTCAACCACGATCCGCACAGTGCCATTGTCGACGGCACACAAACCCGCGTCAGTGGTAAACACCTGATCAAAACACTGGTCTGGTGCGATAACGAATGGGGTTTCGCCAACCGTATGCTGGATACCACGCTGGCGATGGTGAACAGCGGGCTCTGAGCGTGCTGAAAAACAGAGCAGGAAACCGCGAAAACCATCAGCCAGCTTTGCACTGACTGATGGTTTCATTAAATTTTCATCGGCTTATTGATTAACGAGAGATATCGAATATTCGCTATTCGGCTCCGCGTCCACCCTGACGCCGGCCAGTGACGTTAAAATCAAATCGACTTGATCCATCCCCGCTGCCTCTGCCGGCGCATTCACGGCAATGACCTTACAACCGGCAGCCAGGCCCGACAAAACACCGGCTGGCGCGTCTTCAACCACCACACATTCTTCCGGTT
It contains:
- the epd gene encoding erythrose-4-phosphate dehydrogenase, with the protein product MTIRIAINGFGRIGRSVLRALYESGRRAEIKVVAINELAEAEGMAHLLKYDSTHGRFDWEVRQERDVLYVGDDAIRLLHQNAIQQLPWGELSVDIVLDCSGIYGKRADGELHLAAGAKKVLFSHPGSSDLDATVIYGVNHQQLQQAHRIVSNGSCTTNCIIPIIKLLDDAFGIESGTVTTIHASMNDQQVIDAYHPDLRRTRAASQSIIPVDTKLAAGITRIFPKFCDRFEAISVRVPTVNVTAIDLSVTVTHPVSVLDVNDVLQRAAHGNFRSIVDYTELPLVSIDFNHDPHSAIVDGTQTRVSGKHLIKTLVWCDNEWGFANRMLDTTLAMVNSGL